From the genome of Xiphophorus couchianus chromosome 15, X_couchianus-1.0, whole genome shotgun sequence:
CCTGCTGTAACGCTGCCACTGATGGGTTCGGAGTTTGATCACATCTGATCGtcgttttcaaaaaatgtaacagtatttcttttctttatggtTTTGAGGCTCCTATTTGTGacccaaaaaaacacacagacacacaagcaCACTTATACATTTGTGTGTTCACATAACACCATGTGTCTGCGTGTACAAAACTGAAACCTGAGTTGGCTAATCCAATATCCAATGTATCAGGGCATGTAATATTAATAAGACAGGCCTGTTTAATATGTAGTGTTTCTGTGTAATGATATTCCTGTGTTGTCAGCTAATTAGAAAGAGTGGAGTCTCACTGTATGTTCACACCTGCCATACAAGATAGTTTTCAAcacaacaaaagctaaaaagctACAGAAAGACAGATGAGAGACAGAGGACTAAATTAAATGTGGATTTATCGCAGCTGACGCCGTGTTGTTGTCACAATTTAACAATAACATCACAAGGTCTTCTGAGATTGTCTCTTCCTACTTTAAATGCAGATGAATACGTAGCAACATCACAGCATCGTAGGCCGTCACTCAAGTAGGAAACAGTAACCACATCTACTGACGTTTCAGTAAAATCATCCatgaattagtttttattaacaTAAGCCACCCTGTTCAAAGCAGTAAACGTCAAGACAGCACACTGACAGGCTGTCAGCTGATTGGTGCGTCACTTCTAAGAAGCAATGATACATCGAACTCCTTAGATTCctagttttgtgtgtttattttgtcacaCCGTTTTAAATCATCCAGGCAAACATGACccaagtaaatataaaatgccACTTTAGATTAGGATTTTCTttacaaagggaaaaaaatatttaagccaACCTGCTCCAATGGAAAAAGTACCAAGAAAACAACTCGGATACATAAAGTACACACAAGTATAGATTATGTTTATTAGAAAACCCAGTGTTCAGTAGTTTAATACAGTTtacactaaaacacaaacatactcTAAGACATAGCCAACTTAGTCTAAACCCCATTCATGACTATAAATGGATGAATAAACACAAGAAGGCGAAATCCAATGCAGTTCATCGCTGGTAAGataatccaaaagaaaaacatggaggCTATACAAGAATTATCCATTAACTTCAGATCGAAGAGCAACAGTCATGCCTTTATGCTCAGAAAATGCTATTGATGAGCAtctgttgtcatggaaacacaGTGATACAATAATGTGGTTTGTGCGCGCAGACAATGtgacacacattcacacagaaCGTTTATGGTAACAATAAGTGTGCAGAGGTGTTCTGGGTGAGGAGTGATGGTGCATTCAGGAAAATGACAATTGTCCAGAGAGATGACCCCTTATTTCAGCTCATGCAGTCAGTGGTGGGTTAATATGGCAGTGGGCTTCCAGGGAATGAAGACATGATGCCACAGTGGCTGCAAGCTGAGTGGATGTACTACAGAGACTGTAAAATCCCAGTTAAAACTGGGTGCATATCTACCAGTGGTTTATAATCAATGCAGTTTATGTGGCGACTTGGTCTACAATCACTCTATATGTTTATGATAAATACAGTTTTAACTGGGGTCTGTgcagtgttttgtttaaatattcagacatcttaaacttttttaaaaatttgatctAGTTTCAGCCCCagacttcaatgtattttatacaatataccATCAAAAGGCACATGAGGCTGAACAATATCtagattttccatttttttacaaatagaaaatattataaAGGAGTGGAAGTTTGCTGTgtccaaatgttatttttgaagtCTTACCGAAATGAGTTAAGTttagactttaactaggccgtTGTAAGACGACTGTGCTTTAATTTAAACCATGTTCAGTCCTCATAGAAGGCGAAGCTCTGCAGGGTTTTTACAGCCTTCAACAGGTTCTCCTCCAGGATTGTCCGGTATTTGTTCAGTCCATCCTCCCATCCACTCTGATCGGCTTCTCTGTACCTGCTGAAGAAGTTCATTCGCACAGCATGAATTAGCTGTGCGAATACTCACAGCAGGCTTCCTGCCTGCTGTGAGTATTCTtgaatcattgttctgcactaatcagtccaactttgcacaactgcactgtggcacacttgctgtacatatatttacatatacatactgtatctgcattttttgaatctttgcaaggactgctctaagctgctttttatattgacagcatgttatattttatttttattttatcttgtctacaattgctactcagtggtggttgttgtgtgtcttgtctctatgctgctgtaactgtgaaataatttccctgctgggatgaataaagtaattctattctattctattctattatattATATGATGCTGCCATTCCACATGCATTCGATTCCAGAAGAAGGAAAAccatgaaaatcattttaatctgaattgGCCTATCGCATAAAGACCCAATGAAGCATGTTGAACTTTGTGTTTATAACCAGGCCAAGTCTAaagggtataaatacttttacaaggcttCTTACTCTAAGCAGAAGAAGTGTAGCAGCCTCAAGCAGAGTACTATATGTGTTTGCATTAACTTGTGTGTGTGGTGATCTTGTCTGATAGCTCGGAGTCAGAAGAGTCGGGGGACTGTGAGATATCCTTGAAATTTTATGAGCTtcataaatctgaaatttgtgTCAAGAAGATGAATGCTAACACATTAGATCATACaccaaatgttaaaacaaaaactaattacattttcattgcttattgttttttttttttttatcttgtagTAATTATGCTAGATGAGTCTGGAGAAGACTTCCTGCCTGTTTTCCAGCAGCTCCAGGCCCTGCTGTGAGTTTGACTTCAGACTAAATGGTGAATTGTTTTCATCAGAGTGCTCTGGTCTATTTCTCAGGGAAGACAGTTGTTTGATATAACTCACCGGAGATGAACCAGAGGGAGAAACTACTTTAAAAGGCTTTAATCACGCCAGTCTACAAATATCGCAGAGCCAAATACAGGGCAGTGATAAGTGCGGCTGCTTCGGAGACTTCTCAGCGGTGATTACcttcgtttttttctttttgataaactGTGCAGCTCAGGACTTTCTCTTTGCCTCTGTTTCTGTCGCAGGAACCTTCGTCTCAGCGTTCACCGTGCTGTGCGGCGCACGCAGCGAGCTGATCTCAGAGAGAGGCGTGTGCTGCGTGTTCTGGCTCAACGTGGCAGCTGCCCTCATCCAGATCCTGACAGCCGTCATAATGGTTGGATGGATCATGAGCATCTTCTGGGGAATGGACATGGTCATCCTGGCGAGTCAGTGGCTGCATTTATCTCCCCTCTGCTCGCTCTTCTACAGTTTCCCTTTGACGGATTTTAGTGTTAACTTTTCACCTCTTCGTCATTTCACACTTCCTCTGTAATCAAATGCAGCCTGTTTGAAtttaaagcagaatttaaaagaatttaaacaGTGTAAATTGGTGCTATGTTGTTATAGTGTGCAGTGATGTCACCCATGAGGCCTAAACGCAGTTCATGTGCATGCGTCTAATAAGTTAAACATGTTTCCTTTTAGGTAAAATGTTGACTCGGGACCTGATTTGGTGGTTTGTACCGTCCTATGTCGTCTTGTCCAAAATGTTTAGCATTTCTAACACTAGCTAGGTTTTAGATTGGtgctttgttttcatgtttttcctgtttcacaGTCAGTCCCCCTCCCAGCCTTTATGCCAGTCTGAAAATGATCAATCattcattgatatttatttttacaattcgCTTAAATTCgtaacaaaagcacaaaaaggcCAATTTATTCTACTACCCTTATTCTAACtcatttatttaactaaatGCAACAAGTTCTAATATTTTCACCTGAAGCCCCTCAGGGGAGCTGATGAAGGTGacgaaggtgatgaaggtgacaCAGAGTTTTAGAGTGAAGGGTACACGCTCCTGTCATGGTGTGCTATTTTGGGATTTACCTCCCTCTGGATCGTGCCAGCTCTTCAGATATATATGCAGGCATCGCGTCTCCATTTTCCTGAGTCTGACTACTTGACAGACGTGTCGACCACTCGCAGTGACGGACGTGGAGATGAGCTGCTGCCTTGTGCTCAGGGTCAAACTCCACGtctttaaaagggaaaaaaaaataaataaatctttaggTGAGCAACCAAAATGAGCTGGACACAATGTTATTTAAATAGAATAGTATCCAGACTTGAGCAGTTTCTTTGTGAATATTCTTTGTGAATATTCCTCTACAGATTCGTAGAGGAATACGTGTTTACGTCAGCGGTTGTGATTTGGAGCAATATGGTTTCCGGGTTATTCCACTGTGACACAGTGACGCATATCTTCACTCTGCAATCATCTCGCGTGTTTTAGCTTTCTAATGAGATCAAGATTAGAAATGATGCTGTTGCAGCTTGAAAGATAAACCCACTTTTTTTGAGCAAGAAGGAGTCATACTGGACAGGAGGCTGGAAAAAAATAGGAATCACAAGCAAttcaaaaatgctaaaatgaatAGCAAACAACATGCTAAATAATTGATTGAAATGCTCACTTTTATGATTGATGCGATGAATACTTGTTTTGATCACTGGGATTTATTcatagcaacaacaacaaatctgaTTTACACCACTCCTGTTCTTTGGTAGCaatattaccaaaataatataaatcCACTTAAAAACCCACATGTATTCAAGATCTCTTGTATTATTTATAAACATCAGATGCAAGAGCGTGTAGAACAGAGATGGGAAGGTGGGCAAATTTCACCTCCTTCTTCCCTGTCATGAAAtgtattcttcttcttcttcttcttctccttcttcttcaggAGTGACGCCTGAACTGGCTCCAGCACAGAGAAAGAGTCTCTATCCCCCCCAGTGAGCCGAGGCAGCCTTTGAATTAGTGCAGAACTGCCTCCTTTGTGAACATGTGTGAGTGTGCACATGTGAGGTGGTTGCTGCCTGTGTGCGATCAAAGCGCAtcagttcacacacacacgcctggaAGACGGTGTGTGTGCTTGCAGTGCTGTGAACGTTGAGTGTCTGTTCGGAGCCAGCACCCCCGCTGTGGTTTTGTGAACATATCCCGGCTGGTTTTCGGGCCTCCGGGCTCTTGTCTTCCTCGACCATCACTGCTAAAAATTTCTGCTTTCTGCTGGCTGCAGCAGCGCTGggtgtttctgttgtgttttctggttAGCAGGGCTTTTCGAGCCGAACTCGTTCACGCATGTTGGGGTAGAGGATTAATTGTTAGATCATTATTACAGCACACAAGTCTCTGCGGCTTTGGGAGTTAATGCTCCTTTTCAACTGcactctttttcttcctttcattcCCCTCCAGCAATTCAATCggaaatattggatttttttttatcagttttcctGTTCTCTTGATCAGCCTCCATATCTCTTTtcatgttctctctctctccatatATGTAATGATTTCGGTGATCCTTTTTCGTCCTTATCTAAAAAATGTGTCTATTTGATCTCTCCACTTTCTTActtcccctctttttttctgcctcttcaCTTCTATTCCCCAGTCTCAGTCTCCCTCTTTCAGTCATTGATCCAGCAAACTAGAGTTGTGTTCCTGTAAATCCTTTCAGTAGCTCATGTAATATATCTGGATTAAGAGATGAgatgattatatatatatatatatatatatatatatatatatataaaggacCAATTTTTTGTGGTATAAGAATGCAGCAATCGGTGTTCTAAAAAATCATTGGCTAAccttgtctttgtctcttttttccttcctctgctcTCCTTTTGGAAAGTTTCTGACGGTAAgtgcatttgttgtttttcttcgctCACTGTCCAAAGTCCCACCAGTTCACAAATACTATGCAAATGATGACAAACGCTTTGCAACAAAACTCCGCTTGCTAGCCATGAATCGGCTTTTAATGATGTTCCATAAGCTGTAAGAATTCCTCAAAGAAAAGCTCACGTTGTCAAATTGCAAGGCTTTGTTGTCATGAAGCTTTTCAGATTACGTTTTCACTTGCAGTCACTTCTCAAACAGGACACCATTGCCCTCCTTATACACAAAGGCTGACAAAATCTGtgaatttgtgaataaaaaacatacGTATGTCTTTTCATATATGCTGATCATTTGGTTCTTCACCTGTAATTTGATCTGATAGAAAAATCAGGAGTGTAGAAGTGTGAAAGAGCAGCTTTTTTCAAGTCTTATGCTCCCCTTATATTCCatgaataaacaataaacacatgttaattTGTTAGTCCTTATGGATAGGACGTTAgcctttagtttatttttgagttaGGTAACCTCTGTTGTCCAAACACCTGGAGAAAACAATGGTTTCTGTGGAACCTTTTCTTGTATCTCATCAAAAAGGACTCTAAACCGTAGAATCTAATGAAATTTCAATTTTAGCAGTTCTAAAGCAGTTGTTGTAATCTTCTTTGGACCTTATTATATAAAAGTAGTCACTACATTCACAGTAGAAATGATAATGTGAGGCAGAATCGAACCCACAATTCATTTTAGTGTGAGTTTTTGCTGGTCATGCAAAAGATCTGCTTTAGAttataatcaaatattttttcctcaagTCTGGATGAAAATTTACCATTCATCACTTGATACCATCTACATACTgacaatatatatttaatagattaaaaatgctaatgttgcAGCAATGTTGTATCATAGCAACACAGTGAAACACTCGGCATTCATAtagcaaaacataatttatctCTTTCTCTGACAAGAAACATGCAGTTATACAAGATCTGAGATTTACAGTGGAATAATTTTGCAATGTAAACAGTCTAAGCTTTTGTTCCCTCAGTCAGATTAAATCAGATCCCTATTTGTTTGCTGTGTGCAGCTCCAAAAACCGTGTTCGATGTCACCAAAATTTACAATTTAAGATTTCAAAAGCAGTATTGCTCTCACCAGTATGTGTGTCTTTATTGCAACATTCCAACAATTCTGGCctctcagtttgtttgtttgaaccTTCGTGACAACTAGtcaaatgtaacagaaaataatatgaATGGATTTAGTCGGATGTTTCCCACACTGATTAAAGCACTAAATAAAGCAAAGCTCCCTCAGCAAGCCCAGCTCGACTCTGCCAACAAAACAACTTCTTGGGCGCAAACTCGGTTCCAAAACTCCCTTTTATGTCACTCTTGTGGATGTGCAGAAGTTGTCGGCACGttgcttatttttgtgttacatGCTTGTACCCGCTGCTCACCAAAAACTAAGTTGGAGTCTGCTGTCACTGCTGCTTCTGCAATATTTCACACATCCAACCACCCACTATCTTCACAACCTTTTCTCTGTTTGGCACTTCGAATaagatacattttttgtgttgagTCTGAATgtgtattagattttttttgttttttgtttcattttttactgaTAGTTCTGGTCAGAGGTTTGTCATGTGAttgaatttgtttcatttgcaataaaatttgatttaatatccCTGGAAAGTTGCAGTACAACCACATGCTTTTCGTACCAATCGACACGTTTCTGGCATCATTCTGGTTAGATATTTTTACCAATGTTATTGGCAGAATCAGCttaattcatatattttttgtccatttcttgCCATTAAGTATGGTCCATGACATTTCAGTTGTCACTCGAAAGGCTTAATGTTAACCAGCTTCATTGTTTCCAAAACCTGCTTTGATGTTTGTCCTCATTGTCCAGTTGGATCCCCATATTGTGTCCAATTCTCAGTCACTTGACCCAAACTGTCCATATCAGATAAAAGCAAACTGTTTAGGATGTTCAAGAACAATCCAAACCACCTCAGCTCCAAACTTAACATCTTCAAGGTCAGCTGAAAGTAGAGGCTCAAATGCCCACGAGTCAAATACCTTTGTGAGAGAAGTTTCTTGATCGGCTGAGGCACAGAGTTAGTTATTTGATCACAGTGGTGTCATGAGTAAATTGAGAAATCAAGCTGAGGCTTTCAAACCTCAGAATACTTTGCCAgctgtcaagcatggtggtgttAGCATCCAGCTTGGGGTCTTTTAAGGGGTCAGTGGTAGAGGGATTGCTCATAGTTGATGAAATtaagaaggcagaggaaagcCTTCAAACCCTTCAACTTCACCTTATCTTAAAAGTTAGTGACAATAAGCTTCCAGAATGAGCTCAGAAATATATTCTGATTATGATTGTATGCAAACTTTTTACCAGAACTGTAAGCAAATCTAAGAAACCTGATTAGTATTCATGAGCTACTAATCCGCTGAGTGATAACAAgtctctgctttttgtctcTTGTAATGTTTGcatatcaaaatataaagttttttttgtgtgtttcttgaTTCCTCAGGCTGTAGAGACCAAGGTATCCCTCAAGATGTTTGAGATATGTCTCTCTCACATTCACTGACGGATCGTATGAAGCTGGCCCAACAAAACCACGATGAAGGAAAACTTTTAACGacttttaacttgatattgagTTGACAACAGCGTATGGCAGCGacgtgtaaaaaaaatgaatggataTGAATTGACTGAGGCTGGCTGCTGATTTGGTCGACACCAGACtgcatttgtgtttatatttaaaaagaatttggacatttaaaaaaaaaaagatcattgtgttttatctaagtgagaaatgtttttcttggcttttgtttttgtcaaaaaggaATAACTGCTAGTGCTTCAGCATTAGCTTGAAAAAATTGCGAAAATCCAGTGAAATTGTaaatccaacaacaacaaaacattactTCATATGATCATACGCTGTTTGTGAAATTTGACAGGAGGCCAAATTGTTGTTTCCACTGCTCAACTGGAAGCTGAGCAGCTATGTGCTACATTATCTTTGGTTTCTCTTACGAGGTTTACTCTCCGCTTGTAGAGCTTTAGATTAGCACAGGCTAGGGCATTAGCATCTTCTACATGtacattttgcaatatttttaacCTCCCCATTAAATTTCACCACTGCTTAAAAATCTCTTAGtgcttttattgttatcatgattaaaagaaacaagCCATTCAGTGGCAAACTAACAGCCAGTGCTAACTTTGTTAGCACAAGCTAATGCTAGCACTTCACAGAAAGTGCTAGCATGGATTCAGTGCATTACCAAACAAACACATCTttctcaaatgtgtttttttaaatttaaaactatactcttttttattttattttaataaattcattacaaaaatgtttgctaAGCTGACCTTGGTAGTTCAAATATGCTTGTTTaagttttctttccaaaaggATTCATCTTTCCTCattatttgatttgaattttcaCACATCCTAAATGTGTAAATCTGTGCCAATGGGATTTTACACATTATTCAAGCTTCAAATCTAATTAGCAAGTCTTAAAATAGCAGCTCATTGCGCTTGACGAGGCCACAACCCCGTCTGTCACTTTAAAGAAAAGACTAAGCCTGAGAGATTGTGGTTGGTTACAGGTCTGCACTGTCATAAATACAACACTCCCAATGTTGGAGACTGAAGGTGGAACGGTAACCACCAAAGGAATCTGAGAGGGCATTGGGTTAAAAGTGAGAAAAGTCTATAAACTATTCTCAATCATCCACCAGAAGGTTCCCTTGGAATCGTTGCTCTGAACAAGAGCTTTCTCATGGTCGCCAGATAGTGGCCTGCGTTGTTGGCTTGTTTCCAGGAACTTTATCAGAGGTCAAAGAGCATTCTGAAACCAAATAGCTTCACCAAACTTGAGCAGTAAAAACTCCAGGGTCCGGAGCCAGATCAGGGTCAAAAGCTAATAACGTCTGGATCTGCCTCATATTCATACTGTCTTGCTTATTATTTTTGAGTAAGTGAGCCACTGGGTCACTGTGGCTTGACTGCGATCAAAAGGAATGCAACAAATCAAAACCTCTGTGAGCTTgtttgctaaaaatgttttaaaagtacatAAAGTGTGCTCAGAGAAGGTCAAGCATGAGCTGACTCGAGCCAAGTGAAAGTTTGGGTTTTGAGTTTACTTAGCAAATTTATTCTAGATAAtagcctgtttttctttttaaatctatacACAAGCTGAGAATAATGTGATGCACCGTGGACACAGATTATCACAGTTTGCTGCTTTCCAACTCATAGGATCTGATGAAGTTGTAACTACTCCAATTAACACATAGTAACAGTGTGAATGTATTGAAATTTGCtagtgttttattcaaaatatatttgtatactGAACTCAGAGTTCCTTCATTTGGTCAAAGCATAGTGTAATTTTAAAACTGGCTAATAATCCTGGCATTAACAGATATTGCTACATAGTATGTTAAGTAGTGGGGTATTATGCAGGACAGACAAAACGGCTATAAAACATAATGATTAAATTAGTAATTGTGTCAGCTGCATCAAACCTAATGTGAATATTTCAGGTTTAGTTCCTGTACATTTTATGTGCTGTCTGCATTTTTAACCAAATGCCTTTTCAATTATACTGCCGTGTTttgtatataaaacaaaacaaaaccgtgtttttatgtctttttatgttGTACAGTGTTTTTATGCAAGAAAATGATAATGACAATAACGATGAATGATGTCTGTGAAGGTGATATTATTCTATGCCTTACAATTGATCCATGTTCTCTTAAGTGAGTGTTACTGACGtgtcttcattttatttagatttagaaGCAGTTTAAGCATCCAGATCAAACATAACACTGTAAGTATATATTTAGTAACTTCTGGTATGTGTCATGGGAGTTCTTGTATTGTTGTTTAATATTGATGTGCTAGAGTTTTTGGCCATgtagtgctgtgaaaaagtatttggctCCCTCTATCTTTGCTTTTCGGTTacgtttaaatattttagatgagcaaattttctatttttttttttttttgtcagacaaAGCTAACCTGAGTAATtacaaaatcttgtttttaaattattattttgtgtttcaatGGAAGAAAGCTACACAAAACAAGCTGTTGGATTGGACAGCTTTGGTCACTTGGCTCCatagaatattttctttatgagtggactttttttttttttgccatcaaaTGAATGCATATAATGATGTGTGCTTGCAAATACAAATGGAGATTTCAGAACTTTAAGTCAGAGTTTCAGCTTATTTCTGTGGCACTAGGATAAACATAAGCAGCTTGAGGAATCATGCAATAAATAGTCACCCTAATATTGAACTTTCGTCATTTGCAGCTCAGTGTGTGTGGACATTAATTACTGaattatgcatgttttttttttctattgaaatcacaaatgtatttgtttttcctgctcGTAAATTCAACCGCGGTGGGGACGAGAGCgtttctgtttttcctgcagCAACCATGTGGTCAGCCTTAGCTTCATTTGTATGTCCAGTTTTTTATGATTGCAAATAAAGTGTGAGTTTATCTCCGACTCATGAATAAACCTACACGTCTGAACATGCTTGCTCTACAAATGCttgccaaaacatttaaacaccaAATGTGTTGCGCTAAAGCAGTTTCTCAAACAAATTGCCAACCAATTTTTGGTCAAATTTCCAACAGCAAGTCAAACTTATTCTCATGGGCGCAGTTCCACAATTACTCCAAACTACAGaaagattatttctgttttcatggcaaaaaacaaaacgtaaGAATAGCCTGACTAACGATCTCTACCGCGATCGTGGTTGTGAGGGTATAAAAATAGTACCAAACCACACTGAAGCAAACTGTTGAGGCCTTATTTCTGAGCTGTTTGTCTGAAATGATTGCACTAAGACTCGCTGACTGTCCTGTCTCACCAAATAAGGA
Proteins encoded in this window:
- the stum gene encoding protein stum homolog, which gives rise to MTQKEGGTEQGRLKTEDSLGTKTMAGAPMAGGGVVVEVREKKGTLRAAIPTMPFPVAVICLFLNTFIPGLGTFVSAFTVLCGARSELISERGVCCVFWLNVAAALIQILTAVIMVGWIMSIFWGMDMVILAISDGCRDQGIPQDV